The proteins below are encoded in one region of Megasphaera vaginalis (ex Bordigoni et al. 2020):
- the purB gene encoding adenylosuccinate lyase: MIERYTKEEMGKLWTEYNEWDTLKKVEILASEAQASLGNIPQEAAAAIRERAAFSVERIHEIEAETHHDIAAFVSTLSENIGDAGKYVHLGLTSTDVKDTAMGYMLKEAADILLKDLEEFRQVLRRRAVEFKYTPCIGRTHGIHAEATTFGLKLCNWLAETERNIERMEHAKKTIAVGKISGAVGTYADVDPFVEAYVCERLGIAPSPISSQTLQRDRHAEFVSTLAVIASSIDKFATEIRHLQRTEVREAEEYFSPKQKGSSIMPHKRNPITCERMCGLARVIRGNAQAALEDVALWHERDISHSSVERVILPDSTIALDYMLQTFTRVVDRLIVYPEKMLADLNLTGGLIYSPILLNTLVEKGAVREQAYRWVQRNAMKRWLDGEDFLENLKGDEDIAKFMTNEDIEATFDVGKMLSHVDTIFARFGL, encoded by the coding sequence GTGATTGAACGTTATACGAAAGAAGAAATGGGCAAGCTCTGGACGGAATACAATGAATGGGATACGCTGAAAAAGGTGGAAATTCTGGCCAGCGAGGCTCAGGCTTCATTGGGGAACATACCGCAGGAAGCTGCTGCCGCTATCAGAGAAAGGGCCGCCTTTTCCGTTGAACGGATTCATGAGATCGAAGCGGAAACACATCATGATATTGCCGCTTTCGTATCCACGTTGTCCGAAAATATTGGAGATGCGGGAAAATATGTACATCTCGGCCTGACGTCGACTGACGTCAAGGATACGGCGATGGGATATATGTTGAAAGAAGCAGCGGATATCCTGCTCAAAGATCTGGAAGAATTTCGGCAGGTCCTGCGCCGCCGCGCCGTGGAATTCAAATACACGCCCTGCATCGGCAGGACGCACGGAATTCACGCCGAAGCGACCACTTTCGGGCTGAAGCTCTGCAATTGGCTGGCTGAAACGGAACGGAATATTGAGCGTATGGAGCACGCCAAAAAAACGATCGCCGTCGGTAAAATTTCCGGTGCCGTCGGTACGTACGCCGACGTCGATCCCTTTGTCGAAGCCTACGTCTGTGAACGGCTGGGCATTGCGCCTTCGCCGATCTCTTCGCAGACGCTGCAACGCGACCGCCACGCCGAATTTGTCTCTACGTTGGCCGTAATCGCCAGCTCTATCGATAAATTTGCTACGGAGATCCGTCATCTGCAACGTACGGAAGTGCGTGAAGCGGAAGAATATTTCAGTCCGAAACAAAAGGGCTCTTCCATCATGCCGCACAAACGGAATCCGATTACTTGTGAACGAATGTGCGGTTTAGCCCGCGTTATCCGCGGCAATGCGCAGGCTGCGCTGGAAGACGTAGCGCTCTGGCATGAACGCGATATTTCCCACTCTTCCGTAGAGCGGGTTATCCTGCCGGACAGCACCATTGCGCTGGACTATATGCTGCAAACCTTTACGCGCGTCGTTGACCGCCTGATCGTCTATCCGGAAAAAATGCTGGCAGACTTGAATCTTACAGGCGGCTTGATCTACAGTCCGATTCTCCTCAATACGCTCGTCGAAAAAGGCGCTGTTCGCGAACAGGCCTACCGCTGGGTACAGCGCAATGCCATGAAGCGTTGGCTTGACGGAGAAGACTTCCTGGAAAACCTGAAAGGCGATGAAGATATAGCGAAATTCATGACCAATGAAGACATTGAGGCGACCTTCGACGTCGGCAAAATGCTCAGTCATGTCGATACGATCTTTGCCCGCTTCGGGTTATAA
- the rpsD gene encoding 30S ribosomal protein S4 — MATRREPRFKECRRFGVNVYGHPKALKRVKKDQRQKKMSEYGTQLLEKQKLRAYYNLLERQFVRYYDKARKQEGITGENMLKLLECRLDNIVYRIGFANSIRQARQMVNHGHILVNGKRCDIPSANVAVGSVVSLKEDSRANEMYKKSFQELKSFDVPYIEKNFDGFEGTLTRIPERSELPIEINETLIVELYSK; from the coding sequence ATGGCAACGAGGAGAGAACCCCGATTTAAGGAATGTCGCCGTTTCGGAGTAAACGTCTATGGACATCCGAAGGCATTAAAACGGGTCAAGAAGGATCAACGGCAAAAAAAGATGTCCGAATACGGTACACAGTTATTGGAAAAACAGAAGCTCAGAGCATATTATAACTTGCTCGAACGTCAGTTTGTCCGTTATTATGACAAAGCCAGAAAGCAAGAAGGCATTACGGGCGAAAACATGCTCAAGTTGCTGGAATGCCGTCTGGATAATATCGTTTATCGTATCGGCTTCGCCAATTCCATTCGTCAGGCGCGTCAGATGGTCAACCACGGTCATATTCTGGTCAACGGCAAACGCTGCGATATTCCTTCGGCCAATGTGGCTGTCGGCTCGGTCGTATCGTTGAAAGAAGATTCCCGCGCAAACGAAATGTATAAAAAATCCTTCCAGGAATTGAAGAGTTTCGATGTTCCTTACATTGAAAAGAACTTCGACGGCTTCGAAGGCACACTGACACGTATTCCTGAACGCAGTGAACTGCCGATCGAAATCAACGAAACACTTATCGTCGAATTGTACTCCAAATAA